Proteins found in one Homalodisca vitripennis isolate AUS2020 chromosome 4, UT_GWSS_2.1, whole genome shotgun sequence genomic segment:
- the LOC124359026 gene encoding trypsin zeta-like isoform X1, producing MVSSKIPLSYIFSFLVIMSAPTCISSTSILETPYFGSIEVDGEFACSATVIDDVFVLASNSCISGHDVSSLAVRVGTDKLGHRGQVYNVHKLHYYFDNGILPSPPDVDVVLVEVSVPFWFNPRVTWLNPNNDGIKELQNGIVSTWAEPKTRGSPLVSASVFVLPSANCSEMYSGIRNISRGEFCLWPQDSTSQPCQASLGAPMYYNEQLYGMVTYTPGCSRPNLPVIVQGVSTLTTFMIFIFCDLAKILG from the exons ATGGTGTCAAGTAAAATTCCTCTGTCTTATATATTCT CTTTCCTTGTGATTATGTCAGCACCCACATGTATCTCCTCAACAAGTATATTGGAAACTCCttatttt GGGTCGATTGAAGTGGATGGTGAGTTTGCATGTTCCGCTACAGTCATCGACGATGTTTTTGTGCTGGCTTCAAACTCTTGTATCAGCGG ACATGATGTGAGTTCTCTAGCTGTCCGGGTGGGCACAGACAAGCTGGGTCACCGAGGGCAGGTTTACAACGTTCACAAGTTACACTATTACTTCGATAACGGAATACTTCCTTCTCCTCCAGATGTTGACGTCGTTTTGGTCGAG GTCTCTGTTCCCTTCTGGTTCAACCCTCGAGTGACGTGGCTGAACCCTAACAACGATGGTATAAAGGAGCTCCAAAATGGCATAGTATCGACGTGGGCAGAACCAAAG ACTAGAGGGAGTCCCCTGGTTTCCGCATCAGTGTTTGTACTGCCCTCAGCCAACTGCTCGGAGATGTACAGCGGCATTCGTAACATTTCTAGGGGGGAATTTTGTCTCTGGCCCCAGGACTCCACAAGTCAGCCATGTCAG GCTAGCCTGGGAGCCCCAATGTACTACAATGAACAACTGTACGGGATGGTGACGTACACTCCTGGGTGTAGTAGACCGAACTTGCCGGTCATCGTACAGGGAGTATCAACGTTGACTACCTTCATGATATTCATTTTCTGCGACCTAGCTAAAATATTAGGATAA
- the LOC124359026 gene encoding trypsin-2-like isoform X2, with translation MVSSKIPLSYIFSFLVIMSAPTCISSTSILETPYFGSIEVDGEFACSATVIDDVFVLASNSCISGHDVSSLAVRVGTDKLGHRGQVYNVHKLHYYFDNGILPSPPDVDVVLVEVSVPFWFNPRVTWLNPNNDGIKELQNGIVSTWAEPKTRGSPLVSASVFVLPSANCSEMYSGIRNISRGEFCLWPQDSTSQPCQASLGGPMYYSE, from the exons ATGGTGTCAAGTAAAATTCCTCTGTCTTATATATTCT CTTTCCTTGTGATTATGTCAGCACCCACATGTATCTCCTCAACAAGTATATTGGAAACTCCttatttt GGGTCGATTGAAGTGGATGGTGAGTTTGCATGTTCCGCTACAGTCATCGACGATGTTTTTGTGCTGGCTTCAAACTCTTGTATCAGCGG ACATGATGTGAGTTCTCTAGCTGTCCGGGTGGGCACAGACAAGCTGGGTCACCGAGGGCAGGTTTACAACGTTCACAAGTTACACTATTACTTCGATAACGGAATACTTCCTTCTCCTCCAGATGTTGACGTCGTTTTGGTCGAG GTCTCTGTTCCCTTCTGGTTCAACCCTCGAGTGACGTGGCTGAACCCTAACAACGATGGTATAAAGGAGCTCCAAAATGGCATAGTATCGACGTGGGCAGAACCAAAG ACTAGAGGGAGTCCCCTGGTTTCCGCATCAGTGTTTGTACTGCCCTCAGCCAACTGCTCGGAGATGTACAGCGGCATTCGTAACATTTCTAGGGGGGAATTTTGTCTCTGGCCCCAGGACTCCACAAGTCAGCCATGTCAG GCTAGCCTGGGAGGACCGATGTACTATAGTGAATAG